A single genomic interval of Natronoarchaeum philippinense harbors:
- a CDS encoding 30S ribosomal protein S8 has product MTANDPLSNALSGISNAESVGHLTHEVSPASNEIGQVLEVFYDRGYVDGFEFVDDGKSGQFEVELKGAINECGPVKPRYSAGADEFEKWEKRFLPARDYGTLVVTTSHGIMSHYEAREQGIGGQVIAYVY; this is encoded by the coding sequence ATGACAGCAAACGATCCCCTCAGCAACGCGCTTTCGGGCATCAGCAACGCCGAGAGCGTGGGGCATCTCACCCACGAGGTATCGCCCGCCTCCAACGAGATCGGACAGGTACTCGAGGTCTTCTACGACCGCGGGTACGTCGACGGCTTCGAGTTCGTCGACGACGGCAAGTCCGGTCAGTTCGAGGTCGAATTGAAGGGTGCCATCAACGAGTGCGGGCCCGTCAAGCCCCGTTACTCCGCCGGCGCCGACGAGTTCGAGAAGTGGGAGAAGCGATTCCTCCCCGCCCGCGACTACGGGACGCTCGTCGTCACGACCAGCCACGGCATCATGAGCCACTACGAGGCCCGCGAACAGGGCATCGGTGGCCAGGTCATCGCGTACGTGTACTGA
- a CDS encoding 30S ribosomal protein S19: MSESEYRTGREGEFTYRGHTLDELQEMDIEEVAELLPARQRRTIERGLGVEHEKLLDKASEKGEEETANDPIRTHLRDMPVLPEFVGLTFAVYTGQSFERVQVEPEMIGHYLGEFQLTRTSVEHGQAGIGATRSSKFVPLK, encoded by the coding sequence ATGAGCGAATCCGAATACCGAACCGGCCGCGAAGGTGAGTTCACCTACCGCGGTCACACACTCGACGAGCTGCAGGAGATGGACATCGAGGAGGTCGCGGAACTGCTCCCCGCACGCCAGCGGCGAACTATCGAGCGCGGGCTCGGCGTCGAGCACGAGAAGCTGCTCGACAAGGCCAGCGAGAAGGGCGAAGAGGAGACCGCCAACGACCCGATCCGAACGCACCTGCGCGACATGCCGGTGCTGCCGGAGTTCGTCGGTCTGACCTTCGCGGTCTACACCGGCCAGAGCTTCGAGCGGGTTCAGGTAGAGCCCGAGATGATCGGCCACTACCTCGGCGAGTTCCAGCTCACCCGAACGTCGGTCGAACACGGACAGGCCGGCATCGGCGCGACGCGCTCGTCGAAGTTCGTACCGCTCAAGTAA
- a CDS encoding 30S ribosomal protein S14 — protein sequence MSESENGNEQTGEHATKRTGQLEECQRCGRKQGLVGKYDIWLCRQCFREIARSMGFKKYR from the coding sequence ATGAGCGAAAGCGAGAACGGCAACGAACAGACGGGCGAGCACGCCACCAAGCGCACCGGCCAGCTCGAAGAGTGCCAGCGCTGTGGCCGCAAGCAAGGTCTCGTCGGTAAGTACGACATCTGGCTGTGCCGACAGTGCTTCCGCGAGATCGCCCGATCGATGGGATTCAAGAAGTATCGATAA
- a CDS encoding 50S ribosomal protein L5, translating into MSEAEAEFHEMREPRVEKVVVHMGVGQGGRELANGEEILEEVTGQDSVRTLAKSTKPDFGIRQGDPIGAKVTLRADDAEEFLETALPLAELRASQFDDTGNFSFGVEEHTDFPSQEYDPSIGIFGLDVTVNLVRPGYRVAKRDKASRSIPSNHRLDPEDAIRYVESTFDAEVSK; encoded by the coding sequence ATGAGCGAAGCTGAAGCGGAGTTCCACGAGATGCGCGAGCCGCGCGTCGAGAAGGTCGTCGTCCACATGGGCGTCGGTCAGGGCGGCCGCGAACTCGCCAACGGCGAGGAGATCCTCGAAGAGGTCACCGGACAGGACAGCGTTCGCACGCTGGCCAAGTCCACCAAGCCCGACTTCGGCATCCGTCAGGGCGACCCGATCGGTGCGAAGGTCACCCTTCGCGCCGACGACGCCGAGGAGTTCCTCGAGACCGCGCTGCCGCTGGCCGAACTGCGCGCGTCGCAGTTCGACGACACCGGCAACTTCAGCTTCGGGGTCGAGGAACACACCGACTTCCCGAGCCAGGAGTACGATCCGAGCATCGGGATCTTCGGACTGGACGTCACCGTCAACCTTGTGCGTCCCGGCTACCGCGTCGCAAAGCGCGACAAGGCCAGCCGCTCGATCCCCTCGAACCACCGACTCGACCCCGAGGACGCGATCCGCTACGTCGAGTCGACCTTCGACGCGGAGGTATCCAAATGA
- a CDS encoding 30S ribosomal protein S4e produces MTKHQKRLSAPDSWPVERKTETFTVKAGSGPHGREGVPLVVLLRDVLGYADSKKEARYALNNDAVLVNGVAVSDESRPIGMFDILAFTEREEYYRVFPDEGGRLALSEIDADAAGSKLGKIEDKQQVPGGDTQLNLHDGQNLLVEDGSQYGGGDSIVVDNETTEVVAHFPYEEGALVTAVRGQHAGEIGRIDEIQVTPGSGDNGVLVEGVDGSGDFETVEPYVVVIDENFVEGGLDDADDTEEDDE; encoded by the coding sequence ATGACGAAACACCAGAAACGACTGTCAGCACCGGACTCCTGGCCAGTCGAGCGCAAGACCGAGACCTTCACCGTGAAGGCCGGTTCCGGCCCGCACGGACGCGAGGGCGTTCCTCTCGTCGTCCTGCTGCGGGACGTGCTCGGCTACGCCGACTCGAAGAAGGAAGCGCGCTACGCGCTGAACAACGATGCGGTCCTCGTCAACGGCGTCGCCGTCTCCGACGAGAGCCGCCCGATCGGGATGTTCGACATCTTGGCCTTCACCGAGCGCGAGGAGTACTACCGCGTCTTCCCCGACGAGGGCGGCCGACTCGCTCTCTCCGAGATCGACGCCGACGCCGCGGGTAGCAAGCTCGGCAAGATCGAGGACAAGCAGCAGGTCCCCGGCGGGGACACCCAGCTCAACCTCCACGACGGGCAGAACCTGCTCGTCGAGGACGGGAGCCAGTACGGCGGCGGCGACTCGATCGTCGTCGACAACGAGACCACCGAGGTCGTCGCGCACTTCCCCTACGAGGAGGGTGCGCTCGTCACGGCCGTCCGCGGCCAGCACGCCGGCGAAATCGGCCGGATCGACGAGATTCAGGTCACGCCCGGCAGCGGCGACAACGGCGTCCTCGTCGAGGGCGTCGACGGCAGCGGCGACTTCGAGACCGTCGAGCCCTACGTCGTCGTCATCGACGAGAACTTCGTCGAGGGCGGCCTCGACGACGCCGACGACACGGAGGAGGATGACGAATGA
- a CDS encoding 50S ribosomal protein L6, producing MKVTVELPDEVSAEVDHLDLTVEGPNGSVTRRLWYPDVSVSVDDGAVVVESEAEDAKTTATVGTFESHVENMIHGVSEGWEYTMEVFYSHFPMQVRAEGGEVVIENFLGEKAARRTQVHGDTDVEVDEEMITLSGPDKEAVGQTAADIEQLTKVTGKDVRVFQDGVYITEKPSKGGA from the coding sequence ATGAAGGTAACAGTCGAACTACCTGACGAGGTCAGCGCCGAGGTCGACCACCTCGACCTGACCGTCGAAGGACCGAACGGAAGCGTCACCCGGCGCCTCTGGTATCCCGACGTGTCCGTCTCGGTCGACGACGGTGCGGTCGTCGTCGAATCCGAGGCCGAGGACGCAAAGACCACCGCGACGGTCGGCACGTTCGAGAGCCACGTCGAGAACATGATCCACGGCGTCTCGGAAGGCTGGGAGTACACCATGGAGGTTTTCTACTCTCACTTCCCGATGCAGGTTCGCGCCGAGGGTGGCGAGGTCGTGATCGAGAACTTCCTCGGCGAGAAGGCCGCCCGTCGGACGCAGGTCCACGGCGACACCGACGTCGAGGTCGACGAGGAGATGATCACGCTCTCGGGCCCCGACAAGGAAGCGGTCGGTCAGACCGCCGCCGACATCGAGCAGCTGACGAAAGTTACGGGCAAGGACGTTCGCGTCTTCCAAGACGGCGTCTACATCACCGAGAAGCCCAGCAAAGGAGGTGCCTGA
- a CDS encoding 50S ribosomal protein L14: MEALNADVTQGLEKGSLITCADNTGARELKVISVSGYSGTKSRHPKAGLGDKITVSVTKGTPEMRRQVLEAVVVRQRKSIRRPDGTRLKFEDNAAVIIDENEEPRGTEIKGPIAREVAERFGSIASTATMIV, translated from the coding sequence ATGGAAGCGCTCAATGCTGACGTGACCCAGGGCCTCGAGAAGGGCTCGCTGATCACGTGTGCCGACAACACCGGCGCCCGTGAGCTGAAGGTCATCAGCGTGTCGGGATACTCCGGCACCAAGAGCCGCCACCCCAAGGCGGGTCTGGGCGACAAGATCACCGTGTCGGTCACCAAGGGGACGCCCGAGATGCGTCGCCAGGTGCTCGAGGCAGTGGTCGTCCGCCAGCGCAAGTCGATCCGTCGACCCGACGGCACGCGCCTCAAGTTCGAGGACAACGCGGCCGTCATCATCGACGAGAACGAGGAGCCCCGCGGGACCGAGATCAAGGGTCCCATCGCGCGGGAGGTCGCAGAGCGGTTCGGAAGTATCGCAAGCACCGCTACGATGATCGTATAG
- the rpmC gene encoding 50S ribosomal protein L29, translated as MAVLHPEEIRDMTPAEREAELEEFETELLNAKAVQAAGGAPEDPGRISELRKAVARIKTIQREEGDLADDEE; from the coding sequence ATGGCGGTGCTTCACCCCGAGGAGATCCGCGACATGACCCCCGCCGAACGCGAGGCCGAACTTGAGGAGTTCGAGACCGAACTGCTCAACGCCAAGGCCGTGCAGGCGGCGGGTGGCGCCCCGGAGGATCCGGGTCGTATCAGCGAGCTTCGCAAGGCCGTCGCGCGGATCAAGACGATCCAGCGCGAGGAAGGCGATCTCGCAGACGACGAGGAGTAA
- a CDS encoding 50S ribosomal protein L22 yields the protein MGINYSVDVDPDSTAKAMLRERHMSHKHSKAIAREIKGKTAAEATEYLEAVIAEDQPVPFRQHNSGVGHKSGVDGWDAGRYPEKASGEFLDLIENAVNNADHQGFDGEEMVIEHVAAHKVGEVQGRKPRAMGRATAWNTPEVDVELILKEADE from the coding sequence ATGGGAATCAACTACAGCGTCGACGTGGACCCGGATTCGACGGCGAAAGCCATGCTCCGGGAGCGTCACATGAGCCACAAGCACAGCAAGGCGATCGCCCGGGAGATCAAGGGCAAGACCGCCGCCGAGGCCACCGAGTACCTCGAAGCGGTCATCGCGGAGGACCAGCCCGTCCCGTTCCGCCAGCACAACAGCGGCGTCGGCCACAAGTCCGGCGTCGACGGCTGGGACGCCGGTCGCTACCCCGAGAAGGCAAGCGGCGAGTTCCTCGACCTGATCGAGAACGCCGTCAACAACGCCGATCATCAGGGGTTCGACGGCGAGGAGATGGTCATCGAGCACGTCGCCGCCCACAAGGTCGGCGAGGTGCAGGGCCGCAAGCCCCGCGCGATGGGCCGAGCGACCGCCTGGAACACGCCGGAAGTGGACGTCGAACTCATCCTCAAGGAGGCTGACGAATAA
- a CDS encoding 50S ribosomal protein L2, whose amino-acid sequence MGRRIQGQRRGRGGSTFRAPSHRYKSDKQHKTAEDSDLVAGDVIDITHDPARSAPVAVVEFDDGDQRMVLAPEGVGIGDRIQVGISAEIKPGNTLPLAEIPEGVPVCNVEASPGDGGKYARSSGVSADLITHDRDAAVVQLPSGEVKRLDPDCRATIGVVAGGGRTEKPFVKAGNKYHKMKARGSKYPRVRGVAMNAVDHPFGGGGRQHPGKPKSVSRDTPPGRKVGDIASKRTGRGGNE is encoded by the coding sequence ATGGGACGACGAATTCAGGGACAACGACGCGGACGCGGCGGCTCGACGTTCCGAGCTCCCTCGCACCGCTACAAGTCCGACAAACAGCACAAGACCGCAGAGGACAGCGACCTCGTCGCTGGCGACGTCATCGACATCACGCACGACCCCGCGCGCTCTGCGCCCGTGGCGGTCGTCGAGTTCGACGACGGCGACCAGCGCATGGTGCTGGCGCCCGAAGGCGTCGGCATCGGCGACCGAATTCAGGTCGGCATCTCCGCGGAGATCAAGCCCGGCAACACCCTGCCGCTGGCCGAGATCCCGGAGGGTGTTCCGGTCTGTAACGTCGAGGCGAGCCCGGGCGACGGCGGTAAGTACGCCCGTTCCTCCGGCGTGAGCGCGGACCTGATCACCCACGACCGCGACGCCGCGGTCGTCCAGCTCCCCTCGGGCGAGGTCAAGCGCCTCGACCCTGACTGCCGAGCAACCATCGGCGTCGTCGCCGGTGGCGGACGGACGGAAAAGCCGTTCGTCAAGGCCGGCAACAAGTACCACAAGATGAAAGCTCGCGGGTCGAAGTACCCGCGCGTCCGTGGTGTGGCGATGAACGCCGTCGACCACCCGTTCGGTGGCGGCGGCCGCCAGCACCCCGGCAAACCCAAGAGCGTCTCGCGGGACACGCCCCCGGGCCGCAAAGTCGGCGACATCGCGTCCAAGCGAACTGGACGAGGTGGTAACGAATGA
- a CDS encoding ribonuclease P protein component 1, whose amino-acid sequence MPLTPETLPRHELNGLHVQVVEASNPDLVGIEGRVVVETAHTLHVDSGASRVRQVPKQGSTFEFVLETRADAHATDEAAGAEKGPGIASELEAGQTATAQEEPALAGRSAGDRETDAAAASGDGATYVTVDGSRLLSRPAERTETRGNSPWQSD is encoded by the coding sequence ATGCCACTGACACCCGAGACGCTACCGCGACACGAGCTCAACGGCTTGCACGTGCAGGTCGTCGAGGCTTCGAACCCCGATCTCGTCGGGATCGAGGGACGAGTCGTCGTCGAGACGGCTCACACCCTCCACGTAGACAGCGGTGCGTCCCGGGTGCGACAGGTGCCAAAGCAGGGATCGACGTTCGAGTTCGTGCTCGAGACGCGTGCCGACGCGCACGCCACAGATGAAGCCGCCGGGGCCGAGAAGGGCCCGGGGATCGCGTCAGAACTGGAGGCAGGGCAGACGGCGACCGCGCAGGAGGAACCTGCGCTTGCCGGCCGATCGGCCGGCGATCGGGAAACCGACGCCGCCGCCGCCTCCGGCGATGGCGCGACCTACGTTACGGTGGATGGCTCACGACTGCTCTCACGACCCGCAGAACGCACCGAAACACGAGGTAATTCACCATGGCAATCGGATTAA
- a CDS encoding 50S ribosomal protein L23 codes for MSDIIVHPLVTEKAMNDMDFENKLQFIVDVDATKPEIKEAVSERFDVDAVGVNTQVTMDGTKKATVELSEDDAADEVASRIGVF; via the coding sequence ATGAGCGATATCATCGTTCACCCGCTGGTCACCGAGAAGGCGATGAACGACATGGACTTCGAGAACAAGCTCCAGTTCATCGTCGATGTCGACGCCACCAAGCCCGAGATCAAGGAGGCCGTCTCCGAGCGCTTCGACGTCGACGCCGTCGGCGTCAACACGCAAGTCACGATGGACGGCACCAAGAAGGCCACCGTCGAACTCAGTGAGGACGACGCGGCCGACGAGGTCGCCTCCAGAATCGGGGTGTTCTAA
- the rplX gene encoding 50S ribosomal protein L24, protein MTRQPRKQRNQTDNAPLHERHKQVHATLSGDLREEFDRRRARVNAGDTVEVMRGDYAGEEAEVVEVNLKDGVVHVEDVTLEKADGEEVPRPLDASNLRITDLDLEDDRREDRLRGDSE, encoded by the coding sequence ATGACACGACAACCACGCAAACAGCGAAATCAGACGGACAACGCGCCCCTGCACGAGCGACACAAGCAGGTCCACGCCACACTGTCCGGCGACCTCCGCGAGGAGTTCGACCGTCGTCGCGCCCGCGTCAACGCGGGCGACACGGTCGAGGTCATGCGCGGCGACTACGCCGGCGAGGAGGCCGAAGTCGTCGAGGTCAACCTGAAAGACGGCGTCGTCCACGTCGAGGACGTTACCCTCGAGAAGGCCGACGGCGAGGAGGTTCCGCGGCCGCTGGACGCCAGCAACCTGCGGATCACCGACCTCGACCTCGAGGACGACCGGCGCGAGGACCGTCTCCGAGGTGATAGCGAATGA
- a CDS encoding 50S ribosomal protein L32e, with translation MADEPETLEDISGVGESKAEALREAGFESVEDVKGASQDDLSDADGIGNALAARIKADVGDLEVDEDAETEAEIEDEAAEEDAEEEDVETELQPRGLASKTPDLSDDEQRLLDQRRRVGKPAFRQQDYHKKKRIPESWRKPRGDLSKMRRGHKGKGDMVEAGYRTPEAVRGRHPSGFEEVRVHNTDDLDGVDPDSEAVRIASTVGARKRERIEEQAEEAEIRVLNPTYVEVEVDQ, from the coding sequence ATGGCAGACGAACCTGAAACTCTAGAAGACATCAGCGGCGTCGGCGAGAGCAAGGCCGAGGCGCTCCGCGAGGCCGGCTTCGAGTCGGTCGAGGACGTCAAAGGCGCCAGCCAAGACGACCTCTCGGACGCCGACGGCATCGGGAACGCGCTCGCGGCCCGTATCAAGGCCGACGTGGGCGACCTCGAAGTCGACGAGGACGCCGAGACCGAAGCCGAGATCGAAGACGAGGCCGCAGAAGAGGACGCCGAAGAGGAAGACGTCGAGACGGAACTCCAGCCCCGCGGGCTGGCGTCGAAGACGCCCGACCTCTCGGACGACGAGCAGCGCCTGCTCGACCAGCGCCGCCGCGTCGGCAAGCCGGCGTTCCGACAGCAGGACTACCACAAGAAAAAGCGAATTCCCGAGTCCTGGCGCAAGCCCCGCGGCGATCTCTCGAAGATGCGCCGCGGTCACAAGGGCAAAGGCGACATGGTCGAGGCCGGCTACCGGACGCCCGAGGCCGTTCGCGGACGCCACCCCAGCGGCTTCGAGGAAGTCCGTGTCCACAACACGGACGACCTCGACGGCGTCGACCCCGACAGCGAGGCGGTCCGAATCGCCTCCACCGTCGGCGCGCGCAAGCGCGAACGCATCGAAGAACAGGCAGAAGAAGCAGAGATTCGGGTCCTGAACCCGACCTACGTCGAAGTGGAGGTCGACCAATGA
- a CDS encoding 30S ribosomal protein S3: MADEQQFIDDGMQKSQIDEFFAEELGRAGYGGMDVAKTPMGTQIVLKAEKPGMVIGKGGENIRKITTALEERFDLEDPQIDVQEVDEPDLNARIVADRLANALERGWYFRKAGHTTLERIMDAGALGAEIVLSGKVTGARSRVEKFNDGYIKHNGEPAESIVDHGQGVAVMKLGTIGVDVKIIPPGAELPDDFDIEEDADVSELEAEVETDEGVEELLEEPDEEELEELEADAEASEADADADSAEEVLDEEVVEEASEAADEDFEDVEVPGDEDEEIAEELDELEADVEEQADEMLEEMEEEADDEDSEEGGDA; this comes from the coding sequence ATGGCAGACGAGCAACAGTTCATCGACGACGGGATGCAAAAGTCCCAGATCGACGAGTTCTTCGCCGAGGAACTGGGTCGCGCCGGCTACGGCGGCATGGACGTCGCCAAGACGCCGATGGGCACCCAGATCGTCCTCAAGGCCGAAAAGCCCGGTATGGTGATCGGTAAGGGCGGCGAGAACATCCGCAAGATCACTACCGCCCTCGAAGAGCGGTTCGACCTCGAGGACCCCCAGATCGACGTGCAGGAGGTCGACGAGCCGGACCTGAACGCCCGGATCGTCGCCGACCGTCTGGCCAACGCGCTCGAACGTGGCTGGTACTTCCGCAAGGCGGGCCACACCACGCTCGAACGCATCATGGACGCCGGCGCGCTGGGCGCCGAGATCGTCCTGTCCGGGAAGGTCACCGGCGCGCGTTCGCGCGTCGAGAAGTTCAACGACGGGTACATCAAGCACAACGGCGAACCCGCCGAGTCGATCGTCGACCACGGTCAGGGCGTCGCCGTCATGAAGCTCGGTACCATCGGCGTGGACGTGAAGATCATCCCGCCGGGCGCCGAGCTGCCCGACGACTTCGACATCGAGGAGGACGCCGACGTGTCCGAGCTCGAAGCCGAAGTCGAGACCGACGAGGGCGTCGAGGAACTCCTCGAAGAGCCCGACGAAGAGGAACTCGAAGAGCTCGAAGCCGACGCCGAGGCCAGTGAGGCTGACGCCGACGCTGATTCGGCCGAAGAAGTTCTCGACGAGGAAGTCGTCGAGGAGGCCAGCGAGGCCGCCGACGAGGACTTCGAGGATGTCGAAGTCCCCGGCGACGAGGACGAGGAGATCGCCGAGGAGCTCGACGAGCTCGAAGCCGATGTCGAAGAGCAGGCTGACGAGATGCTCGAGGAGATGGAAGAAGAGGCCGACGACGAGGACTCCGAAGAGGGAGGTGACGCCTGA
- a CDS encoding 30S ribosomal protein S17: MAIGLNVPEPESTCSDENCPFHGSLSVRGQTLEGEVASTDMTKTVIVEREYDVNVPKYDRLMKRRSRVPAHAPECLGLSVGDTVRIAETRPLSKTKSHVVVEQVDGEDAATGGGD; this comes from the coding sequence ATGGCAATCGGATTAAACGTACCAGAGCCGGAGTCCACCTGCTCCGACGAGAACTGCCCGTTCCACGGATCGCTATCCGTGCGCGGTCAGACGCTCGAAGGCGAGGTGGCCTCCACAGACATGACGAAGACCGTGATCGTCGAGCGGGAGTACGACGTGAACGTTCCGAAGTACGACCGACTGATGAAGCGACGCAGCCGAGTGCCGGCCCACGCGCCGGAGTGTCTCGGCCTTTCGGTCGGCGACACGGTCCGCATCGCAGAGACGCGACCGCTCTCGAAGACCAAGAGCCACGTCGTCGTCGAGCAGGTCGACGGCGAGGACGCCGCCACCGGAGGTGGCGACTGA